A window from Prochlorococcus marinus CUG1435 encodes these proteins:
- a CDS encoding 3-deoxy-7-phosphoheptulonate synthase: MTTSSNNSALEKTSDLRVLETRPLIPPSRLHNDIPLEHISASTVSKTRRSIQNILHQNDKRLLVIVGPCSIHDLEAAKEYSKYIQNFREIYQDKLEIIMRVYFEKPRTTIGWKGLINDPHLDNSYDINTGLRRARSLLSYLATRGIPSATELLDPIVPQYIADLISWTAIGARTTESQTHREMASGLSMPIGFKNGTDGSFNTAINAMQSASRSHHFLGVNDNGMASIVNTTGNPDGHIVLRGGSKGPNFEGHHVQKISSELKRCNLPYKVMIDCSHGNSNKDFRKQSEVLKNIASQINNGEKNILGVMIESHLKEGNQKLLKKEDLEFGRSITDACIDIETTKELLAILYSSVN, translated from the coding sequence ATGACGACATCATCAAATAATTCAGCTTTAGAAAAAACATCAGATTTACGTGTTCTTGAGACACGTCCATTAATACCTCCAAGCAGATTACATAATGATATACCTTTAGAACATATCTCTGCTAGTACAGTATCTAAAACGAGAAGATCGATACAAAATATTTTGCATCAAAATGATAAGAGACTTTTAGTCATTGTTGGTCCATGTTCTATTCATGATCTAGAGGCGGCAAAAGAATATTCAAAATATATTCAAAATTTTCGAGAAATTTATCAAGATAAATTAGAAATAATAATGAGAGTTTATTTTGAGAAACCAAGAACAACTATTGGCTGGAAGGGACTTATAAATGATCCACATTTAGATAATTCTTATGATATTAATACCGGTTTAAGAAGGGCAAGAAGTTTGCTTTCATATTTAGCAACTCGTGGAATACCATCTGCCACAGAACTACTAGACCCAATTGTTCCTCAATATATTGCTGATTTGATAAGTTGGACAGCCATAGGCGCGAGGACTACTGAAAGCCAAACACATAGGGAAATGGCATCTGGATTGTCGATGCCCATTGGCTTTAAAAATGGAACGGATGGCTCTTTTAATACTGCAATAAATGCAATGCAGTCAGCTTCAAGATCACACCATTTTTTAGGGGTAAATGATAATGGAATGGCTTCTATTGTTAACACTACGGGAAACCCAGATGGCCATATAGTTTTAAGAGGAGGCTCAAAAGGTCCAAATTTTGAAGGTCATCATGTTCAAAAAATTTCCTCTGAACTAAAGCGATGTAATCTTCCTTATAAAGTAATGATTGATTGTAGTCATGGAAATTCCAACAAGGATTTCCGAAAACAGTCAGAAGTGTTAAAAAACATAGCTTCTCAAATCAATAATGGTGAAAAAAATATTTTGGGAGTTATGATCGAAAGTCATCTTAAGGAAGGTAATCAAAAACTTTTAAAAAAAGAGGATCTTGAGTTTGGCAGAAGCATTACAGATGCATGCATAGATATAGAAACTACAAAAGAATTACTTGCTATTTTGTATAGCTCAGTTAATTAG
- a CDS encoding dolichol kinase has translation MLKYIIILFYLFSIFLISTIFKKDNKDSREVVRKIIHIGIGPVIPIAQILKINQNSALIFTGLITLMVFINYKYKIFPSIEDIERKSYGTLFYCISLFFLIFLFWEKDPYSLITGFFIMTFGDGLAGLIGKSFDSKNWIFLKQKKSLLGTFTMFLASLVVIFSLGYIQQNSFNLNYFTIAFLATILEQFSVLGIDNLIVPITSALCFNFFITN, from the coding sequence TTGCTAAAATACATAATAATTTTATTTTATTTATTTTCAATTTTTTTAATATCAACAATTTTTAAAAAAGATAATAAAGATAGCAGAGAAGTTGTTAGAAAAATAATACATATTGGCATAGGACCAGTAATACCAATTGCACAAATTTTAAAAATTAATCAAAATTCAGCTCTCATTTTTACAGGGCTTATTACTTTAATGGTTTTTATAAATTATAAATATAAAATATTTCCATCAATTGAAGATATTGAGAGAAAAAGTTATGGAACATTATTTTACTGCATTAGTTTATTTTTTTTAATTTTTCTTTTCTGGGAAAAAGATCCTTATTCATTAATTACTGGATTTTTTATAATGACGTTTGGAGATGGACTAGCTGGCTTAATAGGCAAAAGCTTTGACTCAAAGAACTGGATTTTTCTTAAACAAAAAAAATCATTGCTTGGTACTTTTACAATGTTTTTAGCAAGTTTAGTTGTAATTTTCTCATTAGGATACATTCAGCAAAATAGTTTTAATTTAAATTATTTTACAATAGCCTTTTTAGCCACTATTCTTGAACAATTTAGTGTTTTAGGAATAGATAACTTAATTGTTCCAATCACATCAGCCTTGTGTTTTAATTTTTTTATAACTAATTAA
- the acnB gene encoding bifunctional aconitate hydratase 2/2-methylisocitrate dehydratase — translation MKNLETLLKDYADHVAKRAAKGIPPLPLNANQTNCVTKLLEQDSNCDSSLLLDLLINRVSPGVDEAAYVKASWLTAIVNSEKYCKFINPEKAIEILGTMIGGYNVNSLVEILKGENSLLAKKAAEVLKNIILVYDSANEIYELSRNNIYAKEVINSWADAEWFKNKKVLEKEITCLVFKVDGETNTDDLSPAVHATTRPDIPMHALAMLEFKNPDGLKILENLKKQNLPIAYVGDVVGTGSSRKSAINSLIWHIGEDIPFVPNKKTGGIIIGSKIAPIFFNTAQDSGALPIEADVSNMKTGDTLKIYPYEGIIKKIEKNSNTEELISKFDLYPSTLTDEIQAGGRINLMIGRSLTDKIRNKLDYQASEIFTRPQNPKESNSGFTQAQKIVGKACGLDGVRPGMTCEPIMTTVGSQDTTGPMTRDELKELACLGFTADLVMQSFCHTAAYPKPVDLVTHKELPDFISQRGGVALKPGDGIIHSWLNRMLLPDTVGTGGDSHTRFPLGISFPGGSGIVAFAAAIGSMPLNMPESVLVKFTGELLPGITLRDLVNAIPLFAIRKGLLTVEKANKKNIFNGKIMEIEGLPNLKLEQAFELTDATAERSCAGSTILLSQETVQEYLRSNICLLEKMIESNYEDSKSISRRINDMKNWLKKPSLIQPDSNAKYEETIEIDLAKVTQPIVACPNDPDNVKEITDVANTNIDEVFIGSCMTNIGHYRAAAKVLEGVQNLKAKLWICPPTKMDEETLKTEGYYKIFENCGARLELPGCSLCMGNQARVNEGSVVFSTSTRNFDNRLGKNAQVFLGSAELAAVCALLGKIPELEEYQDITKNKINPYSDELYRYLQFDEIHDFSLSK, via the coding sequence ATGAAGAATTTGGAAACATTGCTAAAAGATTATGCAGATCACGTAGCGAAAAGAGCTGCCAAAGGTATACCACCTTTACCTTTAAATGCTAATCAAACAAATTGTGTTACAAAATTATTGGAACAAGATAGTAATTGTGATTCATCTCTCTTGCTTGATTTACTAATAAATAGAGTATCACCAGGAGTTGATGAGGCTGCATATGTAAAAGCAAGCTGGCTTACAGCTATTGTTAATTCAGAAAAATATTGCAAATTCATAAATCCTGAAAAAGCAATTGAAATACTAGGGACAATGATAGGAGGATATAATGTAAATTCTCTGGTCGAAATACTTAAAGGCGAAAATAGTTTACTTGCTAAGAAAGCCGCAGAAGTTTTAAAAAATATTATTCTTGTTTACGACTCAGCTAATGAGATTTATGAATTGTCTCGAAATAATATTTATGCAAAAGAGGTTATAAATAGTTGGGCAGATGCAGAATGGTTCAAAAATAAAAAAGTTTTAGAGAAAGAGATTACTTGCTTGGTATTTAAAGTTGACGGAGAAACAAACACAGACGACTTATCTCCTGCTGTACATGCCACAACACGTCCAGATATACCAATGCACGCATTAGCTATGTTGGAATTTAAAAACCCAGATGGACTAAAGATTCTAGAAAATTTAAAAAAACAAAATTTACCAATAGCTTATGTTGGAGATGTTGTTGGAACAGGTAGTTCTAGAAAATCTGCTATTAATTCACTCATCTGGCATATAGGCGAAGATATCCCTTTTGTTCCAAACAAAAAAACAGGTGGAATAATAATAGGCAGCAAAATAGCTCCTATTTTCTTTAATACTGCTCAAGATTCAGGAGCTTTACCTATAGAAGCTGACGTATCTAATATGAAAACTGGAGATACTCTTAAAATATATCCTTATGAAGGCATTATCAAAAAAATTGAAAAAAATTCAAATACTGAAGAATTAATAAGCAAGTTCGACTTATATCCATCAACTCTTACTGATGAGATTCAAGCTGGCGGCAGAATTAATCTTATGATTGGAAGATCTCTTACGGACAAAATTAGAAACAAATTAGACTATCAGGCGAGTGAAATATTTACCCGACCACAAAATCCAAAAGAAAGTAATTCTGGGTTTACTCAAGCTCAAAAAATAGTTGGAAAAGCATGCGGTCTAGATGGAGTCAGGCCAGGAATGACCTGTGAACCAATAATGACCACAGTTGGCAGCCAAGATACTACTGGACCAATGACTAGAGATGAACTAAAAGAACTCGCTTGTTTAGGATTCACTGCAGATTTAGTTATGCAAAGTTTTTGTCATACAGCTGCTTATCCTAAACCAGTTGATCTAGTTACCCATAAAGAACTGCCTGATTTTATATCCCAAAGAGGTGGAGTAGCCCTTAAACCTGGAGACGGCATCATTCATAGCTGGCTTAACAGAATGCTTCTCCCTGATACTGTTGGAACTGGTGGAGATAGTCATACAAGATTCCCTCTTGGCATTTCATTTCCTGGAGGCTCGGGCATTGTTGCCTTCGCGGCTGCAATAGGATCAATGCCATTAAATATGCCGGAATCTGTACTAGTTAAATTTACAGGAGAATTATTACCAGGAATTACTTTAAGAGATTTAGTAAATGCAATTCCTCTCTTTGCAATTAGAAAAGGACTCTTAACTGTTGAAAAAGCAAATAAAAAAAATATATTTAACGGGAAAATTATGGAAATTGAGGGATTACCTAACTTAAAACTTGAACAAGCTTTCGAACTTACTGATGCTACTGCAGAACGCTCATGCGCAGGTAGCACAATACTTTTATCTCAAGAAACTGTTCAAGAATACTTAAGAAGCAATATTTGCTTGCTAGAAAAAATGATTGAAAGCAATTATGAAGACTCAAAATCGATTTCAAGAAGAATAAATGATATGAAAAATTGGTTAAAAAAACCCTCATTAATTCAGCCAGACTCAAACGCTAAGTATGAAGAAACCATTGAGATTGATTTAGCAAAAGTAACACAACCAATAGTTGCCTGCCCTAACGATCCAGATAACGTCAAGGAAATAACGGATGTTGCCAATACAAATATTGACGAAGTTTTTATAGGTTCTTGTATGACAAATATTGGTCATTACAGAGCAGCTGCAAAAGTTCTTGAAGGTGTGCAAAATTTGAAAGCTAAATTATGGATTTGCCCACCGACAAAAATGGATGAAGAAACTTTAAAAACTGAAGGCTATTATAAAATATTTGAAAATTGTGGTGCAAGATTAGAGTTACCAGGCTGTTCTTTATGTATGGGAAATCAAGCCAGAGTAAACGAAGGATCTGTAGTATTTTCTACTAGTACAAGAAATTTTGACAATAGACTTGGGAAAAATGCGCAAGTATTTTTGGGGAGTGCTGAATTAGCAGCAGTTTGCGCACTTCTTGGAAAAATTCCTGAATTAGAAGAATATCAGGATATTACTAAAAATAAAATTAATCCATATTCAGATGAACTTTATCGTTATCTTCAATTTGATGAAATACACGATTTCAGTTTGTCAAAATGA
- a CDS encoding RpoD/SigA family RNA polymerase sigma factor, producing the protein MGIPLESAKSSSNNIDEPRLPNTSGKARKTKSSLTSKQSQKKSGRIASDSIGHYLSSIGRVPLLTPAEEIELAHHVQNMKKLLQTPESERTQRHHYQIKIGKKARDRMMAANLRLVVSVAKKYQNQGLELLDLVQEGAIGLERAVDKFDPAMGYKFSTYAYWWIRQGMTRAIDNSARTIRLPIHISEKLSKMRRVSRELSHKFGRQPTRLEMATEMGIDQKDLEDLISQSAPCASLDAHARGEEDRSTLGELIPDPNCEEPMEGMDRTIQKEHLGTWLSQLNEREQKIMRLRFGLDGEEPLTLAEIGRQINVSRERVRQLEAKAILKLRVMTTHQKAA; encoded by the coding sequence ATGGGGATCCCTCTGGAATCTGCAAAGAGCTCTTCAAATAATATTGATGAGCCTAGATTACCAAACACTTCGGGCAAAGCTCGTAAAACAAAATCCAGTCTAACTTCAAAACAAAGCCAAAAAAAATCTGGACGGATTGCTTCAGATTCTATTGGTCATTATCTAAGTAGTATTGGCAGAGTTCCTCTTCTGACACCAGCAGAGGAAATAGAGTTGGCTCATCATGTTCAAAACATGAAAAAATTGCTTCAAACTCCAGAATCTGAGAGAACTCAACGACATCATTATCAAATTAAGATAGGGAAAAAAGCTAGAGATAGGATGATGGCCGCTAATCTAAGACTTGTAGTTTCCGTTGCAAAAAAATACCAAAATCAAGGGCTAGAGTTACTAGACCTTGTCCAAGAAGGAGCTATTGGCCTGGAAAGAGCTGTAGATAAATTTGATCCTGCAATGGGATATAAGTTTTCAACTTATGCTTATTGGTGGATTAGACAAGGTATGACAAGGGCTATCGACAACAGTGCTAGGACAATACGTTTGCCTATTCACATCAGTGAAAAGCTATCTAAAATGAGAAGAGTATCTCGTGAGTTATCGCACAAATTTGGGCGACAACCTACTAGATTAGAAATGGCAACCGAAATGGGGATAGATCAAAAAGATTTAGAAGATTTAATTTCTCAAAGCGCTCCTTGTGCCTCTCTCGATGCCCACGCAAGAGGAGAAGAAGACAGAAGCACTCTTGGGGAACTTATACCTGATCCTAATTGTGAAGAACCTATGGAAGGCATGGATAGGACCATTCAAAAAGAACACTTAGGTACTTGGCTCTCACAGCTAAACGAAAGAGAACAAAAAATTATGAGGCTCAGATTTGGCCTAGATGGAGAAGAACCACTAACTCTCGCAGAGATTGGAAGACAAATAAATGTTTCACGCGAGCGAGTAAGGCAACTTGAAGCAAAAGCAATATTGAAACTTAGAGTAATGACAACTCATCAAAAAGCAGCCTAA